The window TCGACCTCTACCACTGCCCCAAGTGCGAGGTGCTGCACGGCCCCTCCGTCAGTGAGTCCCCTATAGCGCTATATGGGACCAGGGCTGGGCCTTATAGGGACCTttggggttggggacatggggagggCGCTGGGGGGGTCTCCCTGGGCTGGTTTCCCCCTATGGGGCCTTATAGGGCCCTATAGAAGACATCTGGGCCTTATAGGGCCCTATGGGGCTGGGGATgtatggggtgggggtgggtctCGCTGGCCTGATTTCTCTCTATGGGGTCATATAGGGTCCTATAGGACCAGATCTGGGTCTTACAGGGTCATATAGGAGACATCTGGGCCTTATAGAGCCCTATGGGGTTGGGGACAATAAGGGGGGGGTGGATCTTGCTGGGCTGGTTTCCCCCTATGGGGCCATATGGGACTGGGTCTGGGCCTTATGAAACCATATAGGATGAGATCTGGGTCATATAGGATCAGGTCTGGGCTTTATAagaggtatatggggctggggATGTATTGGGTGGGGGATGTATGGGGCTGGGTCTTGTTGGGCTGGTACCCCCATCTTGGGCCGGTACCCCCATCTTGGGCCATATGGGACTGGGGCTGATTCCCCTATTCTGGGCTGTATGGAGCCATATGGGGCCACGTCCATATGGGTATGGGACTGGTTCCTCCATCCCAGGTCATATGGGGCCATATGGAACTGGGACCATATAGGACCAGGGTTGGTTCTGCCAACCATACGGGACCAGGGCTGGGCAGGTTCCCCCATCCCTGGTCATATGGGAGCTTTATGGAACTGGGTCCATACGTACCCGGGTCCATATGGATCCATATGTGCCTCAGTGAAGCGTCGCCGGGGTCCCCCAAAGCCTCCGGAGGTGGAGCCAGGTCGCCCTGTCCGCACTGGCAGTGCCCAGTTCGTCCGGGAACTACGGGGTCGGACTTTCCCCAGGTGAGGGGGACGTATAGAGACGGGCCCTATGGCCACTATAGGAGCCATCGGGGAGCTCTATAATGTCTCAGGGCAGCGTATGAGTTTAGGACTGGTCCGCATAGAGAGGCAGCCCTGAGCCAATACGGTGTGGTGGTGTCTTCCCTCCCTATGGGTCCTATAGGGGCTGTTGGGGTCCTATAGGGGCTGTACCACTTCTCAGCATGCTAAGGGAGCTCTAGTAGTGCCATATAGGGGCTTTGCAGTTTCTTAGAGCCCTATACGGGCTGTATGCTCTCCCAGAACCCTACAGGAACTGTGTTAGAGTTCTCTAAGACATATGTAGGTTATTACAGTGCTATAGGAGGCTCAGTATGGTGACCTGTATGGTCTATAAGAGTGGTACAGGGGCTGTATTGGTCATTAGGGTACTATGGGGGCCCTATAGAAGCTCTATAGGGGAAGTACAGCCTATTAGGGCCCTGTAGGGGCTGCATTGTCTATTGGGGCACCATATAAGAACCTTATAAAGTTGTTACAGGAGCTATAAAATGTGTATCATATGCTGGGGCACTGTAGGAGCTCTATAAAGCCATTACGGGATCTATAGAAGCTGCATCACTCATTAAGCCCCTATAGAAATCCTGCAAAGCCATTGTAGGACCTACAGCAGCTCCCCAATCATCTCCAGATGCCCTTTAACGTCCTTATAGGACCTATAAGAGCTACAGTACCCATCAGGGTGCCATATAGGAGCCCTACAGGAGCTGCATCACTCATTGGACCCCCACAGGAACCCAAAAAAGCCATTATAGAACTCATAGAAGCTTCGTTAGCCATTAGACCGCTATATAGAAAAGCTATAGAGCCATTATAGAATGTGGAAAATCTACGTAATGTTTTGGGACAGTACGGGAATGCTGCAAAACCATTATAGGATCTATAGAAGCTCTGTTACCCATCAGACTGCTGTAAGAACCTTACAAAGTCGTTACAGAATGCATAGAATCTTTGCTGCCTATTAAGCCACTGTATAAAAAGCCTATAAGGCCATTATAGGACTTACGGAATCTATGTCACATTTTGGGGCACTATAGGAGTCTTACAAAGTTATTATAGAACCTACAAGAGGTGCACCACTCATTAAGCCACCATAAGAACCCTACAAAACCATTACAGCATTTATAGAAGCTTTGTTAACCATTAGGTCACTATATAGAAAACCTAGAAAATCATTACAGAATTCAGAAAATCTCTATTATATATTGGGATGTTATAGAAGTTCTACAAAGGCATTATAGGATCTGTAAAAGCTGGGCCATGTGTCATGCCACCATAGAAACAATTTGAAGTCATTATAGGAGTTCCAGAATCTCTGTTACGCATTATACGGCTATATAGAAAGCTTACTAAACTATACGGTAGTTACAGAATTTATATCACATATGGGAGCACTATAGAAACCCAATAAAGCCGTTATAGCATATATAGGAGTTCTATCACCCATCAGACTACGGTAAGAAGCCTACGAAGCCATTAAAGGACTTATAGGAATTCCATTAGTCATTAGACTGTTATATAGAATGTCTATGAAACTGTTGTAGCGCTTAGAGAATTTATACTACGTTTTTGAGCTCTATAGGAACCCAATAAAGCCATTATAGACTCTATAGCAGCTCCACCACCCACTAACCCTcccaaaaaaccctacaaaaccattttaaaacttCCAACCACTCCCTGATCCTCTCCCGACTCCATCAAAAGCCTCTATGGGATCTATAAGGGGATCAATAGGGACACTGGGGAGCTATAGGGTCTGCATACATCCCTCTATACCCCTCCTATAGCGCCGACGAGGTGCTGCTCCGACCGAGTGGAGCCCAGCTGACGGTGGAATACCTGGAAGAAAAAACCTTCAGCGTTCCCATCTTGGTAGCCCGGAAAGAAGGATTGGGAATGACGttaccccccccccaccttcacCCCGCGGGATGTAGAACATTATGTGGGTGAGTTTTGGGGGTTcgaggggggggggttggggggggggggtgtcccccttGACTTTTCTATAGGGGATTTTGGTGGGGGGGTGCGGATCTATAGGGGCGGAGAAGATCATCGACGTCATCGATGTGGGGAGACAAGCCGACTGCAGGATGCGCCTGGGGGATTTCGTCGCCTATTTGGGGGGAGCCCGACGTGACCGCGTCCTCAACGTCATCAGCCTGGAGTTCTCTGACACGCGGTGGGTGATGTCATACCCCGCTGGGGACCTTTCCAGTATGTCCTGGTAcctcccagtatgtcccagtatCCCCCTGATCTCCTCCCACAGCGTTTTCAGGACATCCCTGgtgctgcccccgccccccccgccaaCCTGGggactcacccccccccccaggaccagTGTCACACACCACCCCCCAGGGGGTCCTGTGTCCCCAGGGACcctcccagtatgtcccagtacctcccagtaaCCTGGTCTCTCAGGACATCCCTCATCTCCCCCCATGGGGCATCCTTGGTGTCCCATCACGCCAGAGATCTTCCTTGTCGTTCCCCCCGATCCCAGGTACCCCTCTGGGTCCCCTcccaaagacaccccccccccaaaatctgggtcctgtcccccccaccccagagaccccccagTTCTgagtcctcccccagcccctccccaccTCCAGGTCTTCCACCCCTCTCCGTATCTCGTACCTCCCACAGACTTGGGGTCCCCTAAGGGGGTCTCTTCATCCTAGGGGGTCCCACTACCCCATGGGAGGGTCCCCCACCCCAATACCGCCCCCAGCCCCAATAGCCCCCCAAGGACCCCCTTAATTCTGGCTCTGcctcccatccccactccccTCTGGGTCCTTCCCCGTCCTcagtcccctttgggacccctcCAGCTCCAATCTACCTCAGGGGCCCCCCAAAAATCTGAGTCCCCCCCTATCATtggtccccccacccccagggaccccccaatTTGGGGTTCTCCCCTGCATCCCCTCCCCAATTCTGTGTCTTCCATCCCCATCCCTTTCCTCATCTCCCCATTTCCAGCATCTCCCACTTCCCCCAAACCTGGGGtcccccagctgtgtcccccaccccaatAACCCCCCCTTAATCCCTCCCCCCAAGCCTTTCCAACCTAGTGGAGACACCACGGATCGTCCGGAAGCTGTCGTGGGTGGAAAACCTATGGCCGGGGGAATCGGCGTGCGAACGCCCCAGCGTGCAGAAATATTGTCTGATGGGTGCCCGCGACAGCTACACCGACTTCCACATTGATTTCGGGGGGACCTCCGTCTGGTATCACGTCCTGAAGGTATGgcgggggggggatttggggggctaAGGGGTTCtagaggggatttgggggggctagAGGGGGTTTAGGGGGGATCTGGGGGCCTGGGGGTGGCTAGAAGGGGTTTAAGGTGGGTttagggagggtttggggggatAGGGTGTAGCTAGAGAGGGtttaggggggatttgggggggctggggtggcTAGAGGGGGTATAAGGTGGGtttaggggggatttggggggctatAGGGTGGGTTTAGGGGGGATTTGGAGGTGTTAGTGGTGGCTAGAGGGGGGTATAAGGTGGGtttaggggggatttggggggctatAGGGTGGGTTTAGGGGGGATTTGGAGGTGTTAGTGGTGGCTAGAGGGGGGTATAAGGTGGGtttaggggggatttggggggctatAGGGTGTTTAGAGGGTCTATAGGGTGGCCTTAGGACTCATATGTGGGTCCACACCCCTCCTTGGGGTGCCTATATCACTTTGGGGTGCATCCCATTccccctgccccacggctgccccacggcaGGGTGAGAAGATCTTCTACCTGGTGCGACCCACGGCGGCCAACCTGGCTTTATTCGAGGCTTGGAGCAGCTCCCAAAATCAGGGCGAGCTTTTTTTTGGGGACCAAGTCGATCGTTGTTATCGTTGTCCCCTTCGTCAAGGCCAGACCCTCTTCATCCCCACTGGTAACTATCTGGGGGGGCCCTGAGGGACCCCAACTCCCCTCCTCCATCTCCTACCCCACATattttgccccccctccccacccctggcAGGTTGGATCCACGCCGTGCTGACCCCCGTCGACTGTTTGGCTTTTGGGGGGAACTTCTTGCACAGCCTCAACATCGATATGCAGCTCAAGTAGGGGTctttttttttgggagggggggtcTTGGGGGTTGGCTGATGCGcttggggggggctgtggggtgttttcagggggattggggggggctTCAGTGTGGTTTGGGGGATCTTTGGGGGTTTGgggagtgtttggggtttttttggggggtggaggggggtctTTGGGGGGACTGTGTGGTGTTTGGGGAGAATGTGGGGGGCTGCCATGGTGGTTTGGGGGGCTTCAGGGGGActggagggggctgcagggtgttTTAAGGGTTGGCGGGGGCTTTGGGGGAGTTTTGGGAGGGCTGTGGAGTgattttggtgtgttttgggggggctttggggtgatttgggggccTTTGGGAGGGTTTCAGGGTGGTTTGAGGGGATGCAGGGCATTTTGAGGGGACTGTAGGATGTTTTGGGGGGGCTAcagggtttttgggggggtctttGGGAGGGGCAGCTGCAGAGCAATTTGGGGGGGCGGGAAATGAGCCACGGCAAGACATTGCAGGACAAAGAGACACAACAGAGCAGGGTGGTGGGATGCTGTGGGTCTGGGTAGGGGGACCATGGGTGTCCCCCAAATTCCCGATAGCCCCCCCAGATCCCTTATGTGTGTCATCTGTCGTCCCCCCCCGGTTCCCCCCCCAAGGGCGTACGAGATCGAGAGACGCCTCAGCACCGCCGACCTCTTCAAGTTCCCCAATTTTGAGACCGTCTGCTGGTACGTGGGGAGGCATCTCCTGGACACCTTCCGAGGTGGGTCCCCACCCCCAgtttgggggtcccgggggggtcttgggggtccCCCCCAGCTATTTTTGGGTGTCTCAGTCTTGTCCTAGGGAGGTTCTGTGGGATTTTAGGGGTCCTTAACCCTGTTCTGGGGGTTCTGGAGGTCCCAGGGTGGTCCCGGGGGGGTCTTGGGGGCCCTCAACCCCATTCTGGGGGGTCCCAGTGGGGATTCTGGGGGTCCTTAACCCCATCTTGGGGGTTCTGTGTGTCCCAGGGTGGTCCTGAGGGTTCCTGGGGGTCAACCTCAACCCTGTTCTAGAGGTCCCAGGTTGGTCCTGGGGGGTCTTGGGGGTCCCAGGAGGTTCCTTGTGCATCCTCAGCCCCATCTTGAGGGTTCTGGTGGTCCCAGAGTGGTCTGGGGGGTCTTGGGTGTCCTTAACCCCATTCTGGGGGGTTCCTGAGGGTCCTCAGCCCCATCCTGGGGATTCTCAACCCCATGGTGGGAGGTTTTGAGGGTCCTCAACCCCATCTTGGGGGAGTTCTGGGGGGTCTTGAGGGTCCTCAACCCTCTTCCGGGGGGTCCCAGGGCGGTCTTTAGGGCCCCATCCCCATCTATGCGGGTCAGTGGGGTCACAGCCCGGTTTTGGGGGTCCCCTGGGGATCCCATCCCTTTCTGGGGGAATTGGTGGGGGTCCCAGCCCAATTTTGGGGGGTCTCCCGGGGGTCCCATCCCCATCTTGGTAGTCTGAGGGTTCTCAGCTCATTTTAGGGGGCTCTTGTTCATCTGAGGGGGGGTCCCCGAACCCTACCCCACCTCGGGGAAGTCCCCAAAAATTTTGGAgtcccttctttcccccccctagGGCTACGGGAGAACCGCCGGCACCCCGCTGCCTACCTGGTGCATGGGGCCAAGGCGCTGACGGCTGCTTTCCGGGCTTGGACCCGCAAGGAGGTAATGGGGGGgctcgggaggggggggggtgctgggggggtagGGGAGTACCTAGGGGGGGTCTTctggggattttggggtgctacagggggatattgaggGGCTATGGGGACTTACGGGGGGGATAATGGGTGATATAGCTAAGTGCAGCAATGTTTTGAGGGGGGGGATGTTTTTTGGGTGGCCCCCGGGGGATTTAAGGGGGATCTGGGGGAAtctgggggggctacagggggaATAGTGGGAAGGGGATGGATAGGTGCAGCCAAGCTtcttgaggggggtgggggttgtggggattcccccctttttttttttggatcctacatttggggggcacctggggggtgtcccctggggatactggggggctCCAGGGGGATTTGGCGGGGCTATGAGAGGATAACACTCATCAGATGGATGGATGCAACCAGGCATTTGGGGGGAGAGGTACTTGGGGGGGTCCCCCCATTTTTAGGGGTGTTGCCCCGATTTGGGGGGGCCAGGTTGGGAGGGTCTACATCTGGGGgtctccccattttttttaaccccttccccgaaaaaaaaattaggtgttGGGGGAACACGAACATGAGATCCCCGAAACTGTCCGGCCAGGGCAGCTCATCAAGGAGCTGGCGAAGGAGATACGGCTGGTGGAGGTGAGgttactgggagggactgggagatactgggaaaGACTGAGAGTTACTGGGAGGGGCTAAgggtggcactgggaggcactgggagggatgTAGGGAATTGCTGGGAGGGTATTAAGGAAGTTTTGGGGTTACTGGGAGGCAAtgggagggaactgggaggaACTCAGAGGCACTGGGGGCATCATAGGGGGTCACTGGGGGGTTGCTAAGGAGGTTTTGGGGTTACTGGGTGgaactgggagttactgggaagCACTGAGGGGTTGTCAGGAAGCTTTGGGAGGGTTTACTAGGAAGAACTGGGAGTTACTGGAAGGCACTGGGATCCCCTGACTGACTCCctctcctccaccaggatctcttCCAGCAGAGCGCCGGGAAATCGGGGTCGCCCTTTGGCCCCCCCCGGGGGGTCCCACCTCCCCTCAAAGACCCACCCCTCAAAAAGGGGGGTCCCCGCAAGCCCCCCCCCACTCCTCGCCCCCCTGAcgaaggggggaccccaaaaccccccccagccccccaagatGAGGATGAAGAGGTGAGGAGcactttttggggggggggggggctggatttGGGGGACCCCTGTCTCAATTTTGGGgtgctctcccctccccagcctgacccccccaGTTCAAGCCCTGAGGAGACAGACCCCGATTCAGAGGGGGACCCCCAAATTCTCCTGGCCAATGGCGGAGCCCggtgagggggtttggggggactggggggggtgttggggggctgGGGATCCcagggagggttttgggggggtcttgggggagCACTGGAGGGGTCCCAGAGGAggttttgggggctggggggtacTTCAGGGGGCCCTGGGTGGGTTACAGAGGAGTTTTGGGGTGCTGAGGGGGGACTCAGGAAGACTGGGGGGTGTCCCAGAGGGGTTTCGGGGGGGCtgaggggatttggggtgcaCCGGGGGGGTCCCAAAGGGATTTCGGGGAGGGGTTGGGGTGCCAAGGAGGTTTTAGAttgattttggggtgcaggggagtCCCCACTtaacctctcccccccccctccccaggtcaCGTCAGAGCCGCCCGGGGGGGCGTTGGGGGTCCCGCGTCCCCCCGTCTCCCCCTTGTtcgccccccagcccccccctgGACCTGGACTCGGAGGAGGATCTGCAGATCgatgagacccccccccccgccgtggcccccgccgcctcccccgtgAGCTGGGACACCgtccccccctgcaccccaagaCCGTCCCTGAACCCCAACCCCGCCCCAGGCTGCTCCTGGCCCCCCCAAAAGTAGCTTTCCCCCCCATCTTCTcttaaccccccctgctgcacctcctccccccaaatcccacttTCAGGGGGGCTGAGGGTACCCCATGACccctcccccagcctgctcctggccCCGCCCCAAATTGGGGCCCCCTATAACCCCCAAATCGTCCCCATCACCCCAAAACCTCTTAGTCCTCCCCATCCTCTCTTAATCCCCCCCAAATGCCCTTTTAACCACCCTCTCCCCCTAGATCCCACTTTGGGGTTGCTGGGGAGTGTCGTCCCCctttgtgaccccccccccccccaaatttccaCCCCCCACACCAGGGCTCCCCCGAAAACTCCCCCGCGCCAAACCCTGCTCGGACCCCAACCGGGTGCGGGAGCCGGGAGAGGTCGACTTCGATATCGAGGTATGGGGGGAGGATTGGGGGggcactgggcgggggggggggggggcattggggcatttgggggggctgggggggcaaggggggtttTGGGGGAATGCTGGGGGGAGTCCCAGAGTGGTTTTGGTGTGCTGGGGGGTGGTTGGGAAGACAGTGGTGCCTCTTgaggggtgctgggtggggtCCCAGAGATATTTTGGGGTATGTCGTGAGGGGAGGAGCCAGGGAGGGTTTTGGGgttcaaacccccccccccccatactgcTCCCCCCAGGAAGATTATACaacggaggaagaggaggggggagcaggggggagcgCGGCCGGCATCCTTGACCTGCTGAAGGCCAGTCGGCAAGTGGGGGGCTCAGAGTACCCCCAACTTAGGTGAGGGGGGGTGcccagggggtttgggggggccggggtggggttttgggggtccccaaggggtGTGGAGGGTGGTTTGAGGGGCTTtcctgtggggtttgggggggctggggttggggtttgggggtccccaaGGAGCGTGGAGGGTGGTTTGAGGGGCTTtcctgtggggtttgggggggctggggttggggtttgggggtccccaaGGAGCGTGGAGGGGATTTAGGGACATTCctgtgggatttg is drawn from Accipiter gentilis chromosome 38, bAccGen1.1, whole genome shotgun sequence and contains these coding sequences:
- the PHF8 gene encoding LOW QUALITY PROTEIN: histone lysine demethylase PHF8 (The sequence of the model RefSeq protein was modified relative to this genomic sequence to represent the inferred CDS: deleted 3 bases in 2 codons) translates to MASVPVYCLCRLPYDVTRFMIECDGCQDWFHGSCVGVEEEAAAEIDLYHCPKCEVLHGPSVMKRRRGPPKPPEVEPGRPVRTGSAQFVRELRGRTFPSADEVLLRPSGAQLTVEYLEEKTFSVPILVARKEGLGMTLPPPTFTPRDVEHYVGAEKIIDVIDVGRQADCRMRLGDFVAYLGGARRDRVLNVISLEFSDTRLSNLVETPRIVRKLSWVENLWPGESACERPSVQKYCLMGARDSYTDFHIDFGGTSVWYHVLKGEKIFYLVRPTAANLALFEAWSSSQNQGELFFGDQVDRCYRCPLRQGQTLFIPTGWIHAVLTPVDCLAFGGNFLHSLNIDMQLKAYEIERRLSTADLFKFPNFETVCWYVGRHLLDTFRGLRENRRHPAAYLVHGAKALTAAFRAWTRKEVLGEHEHEIPETVRPGQLIKELAKEIRLVEDLFQQSAGKSGSPFGPPRGVPPPLKDPPLKKGGPRKPPPTPRPPDEGGTPKPPPAPQDEDEEPDPPSSSPEETDPDSEGDPQILLANGGARSRQSRPGGRWGSRVPPSPPCSPPSPPLDLDSEEDLQIDETPPRRGPRRLPRLPRKLPRAKPCSDPNRVREPGEVDFDIEEDYTTEEEEGGAGGSAAGILDLLKASRQVGGSEYPQLSEAPASPSTREAIQGMLCMANLPAGTPLGPPNWWSGGSGPDRGGGPGISGGPRRPPPAPRSTDSEDEASMDEQDSLGACFKDAEYIYPSLESDEDDPALKSLPKKKKVTDDAPWSPKARVTPTLPRQSRPVREGTRVASVETGLAAAAAKLAQQGVLGGV